From the genome of Pelagicoccus sp. SDUM812003, one region includes:
- a CDS encoding helix-turn-helix domain-containing protein, which translates to MKRFTHPDLSEVSLSEVLHALSDPCRQRIVRILKEAEGRELACNEIPLEVSKATGSHHFETLRQAGLIKSRADGTKCLSSLREEEVELRFPGLLELVTKESGRDVSEVP; encoded by the coding sequence ATGAAACGTTTCACCCATCCAGATCTATCGGAGGTTTCGCTTTCCGAAGTCCTGCACGCCCTCTCGGATCCGTGCCGGCAAAGGATCGTGCGGATCCTCAAGGAAGCCGAGGGGCGCGAGCTAGCGTGCAACGAGATCCCGCTGGAGGTCTCCAAGGCCACGGGCTCCCACCACTTCGAAACCTTGAGGCAGGCAGGTCTTATCAAGTCTCGCGCCGATGGCACGAAATGCCTTTCCTCATTGCGGGAAGAGGAGGTGGAGCTACGCTTTCCGGGTCTGCTCGAGCTGGTGACCAAGGAGTCGGGGCGCGACGTTTCCGAGGTCCCATAG
- a CDS encoding alkene reductase, whose protein sequence is MKTLFEPLKVGAWQLQNRIVLAPLTRQRAVENRVPNELMATYYRQRADAGLIISEATSVCPMGVGYLNTPGIWSEAQVEGWRKVTDAVHAAGGLIVLQLWHVGRISHSSLLDGQMPVAPSAIAADGHVSGMRPVTPFETPRALETQEVAGVVEAFRAGAENAKKAGFDGVEIHGANGYLLDQFLQDRTNRRSDQYGGSLENRARLLLEVTDAAIGVWGADRVGVHIAPRGDAHDMGDSNPSETFGYVAEQLGRRGIAFLCAREYQGEDSIGPELKRRFGGVFIANEQFTAQSAEAAIEAGDADAVAFGQLFIANSDLVERFRQGAPLNEPNPDTFYGEGPEGYIDHPRLDDVMA, encoded by the coding sequence ATGAAAACGTTATTTGAACCGTTGAAAGTGGGCGCCTGGCAGCTCCAAAATCGGATCGTCCTGGCGCCGTTGACGCGGCAGAGAGCTGTGGAGAACCGAGTGCCTAACGAACTGATGGCGACCTACTATCGCCAACGAGCCGACGCTGGCCTGATCATATCGGAAGCCACGAGCGTCTGCCCGATGGGTGTTGGTTATCTGAATACGCCGGGCATCTGGTCCGAGGCTCAGGTCGAGGGGTGGCGCAAGGTGACCGATGCGGTGCATGCGGCGGGTGGGCTGATCGTCCTGCAGCTTTGGCATGTGGGCCGCATTTCGCATTCGAGCCTGCTTGATGGGCAGATGCCGGTGGCTCCCTCGGCGATCGCGGCCGACGGTCATGTCAGCGGTATGCGTCCAGTGACGCCTTTTGAGACGCCCCGGGCCTTGGAGACGCAAGAGGTCGCAGGCGTGGTGGAGGCCTTCCGCGCTGGGGCGGAAAACGCCAAGAAGGCTGGCTTCGACGGTGTGGAGATCCACGGGGCGAACGGCTACTTGCTCGACCAGTTCCTGCAGGATAGGACGAACCGGCGATCGGATCAGTATGGCGGCTCGCTCGAGAACCGAGCCCGCTTGCTGCTCGAGGTGACCGATGCGGCGATCGGAGTTTGGGGCGCGGATCGAGTCGGCGTGCACATCGCTCCGCGAGGAGATGCCCACGACATGGGTGACAGCAATCCGTCGGAAACCTTTGGATACGTGGCCGAGCAATTGGGACGACGCGGCATCGCGTTTCTCTGCGCTCGCGAATATCAGGGCGAAGACAGCATAGGTCCCGAGCTGAAGCGTCGTTTCGGCGGGGTCTTCATCGCCAACGAACAGTTCACGGCGCAGTCTGCCGAAGCTGCTATCGAGGCGGGGGACGCCGATGCCGTCGCCTTTGGCCAGCTCTTCATCGCCAACTCCGATCTGGTGGAGCGTTTCCGTCAGGGCGCTCCCTTGAACGAGCCAAATCCCGATACCTTCTACGGAGAAGGGCCGGAGGGCTATATCGACCATCCCCGATTGGATGACGTGATGGCTTAG
- a CDS encoding class I SAM-dependent methyltransferase, whose product MRLSRIQKNFEALASEDPLWTVLSEKGKRGGGWDPDEFYQTGEDEIRDLHQRLAALGIPMRGATALDFGCGVGRLTFPLSRRFGHCIGIDISESMIRAAKENSGRGESCKFIVNTSDSLSCLESGSIDFAYSDIVFQHMPRRYMKGYFLEISRALRPGGHFAFQLPSHLNRASPQNAGAFRMARKRLHYATKNVAQLLGLAKPYFEMNPMPRRSVTDFCERRAGLNLKALWSHPGAGDSWHGYLYVFEKSLQRGEAS is encoded by the coding sequence GTGCGCCTTTCACGCATTCAGAAAAACTTCGAAGCGCTCGCGAGCGAAGACCCGCTATGGACAGTGCTTTCCGAAAAGGGCAAACGTGGCGGAGGCTGGGATCCCGACGAGTTCTATCAAACTGGCGAAGACGAGATCCGCGACCTCCATCAGCGGCTCGCGGCGCTTGGCATCCCGATGCGCGGCGCGACCGCCCTGGACTTCGGTTGCGGGGTGGGCAGACTGACGTTCCCGCTATCTCGCCGTTTCGGCCACTGCATCGGCATCGACATATCCGAATCCATGATACGTGCGGCGAAGGAAAATAGCGGCCGTGGAGAGTCTTGTAAGTTCATCGTCAATACGAGCGATTCCCTTTCCTGCCTTGAGAGCGGCTCGATTGACTTCGCCTATTCCGACATCGTATTTCAGCACATGCCGCGACGCTACATGAAAGGCTATTTCCTCGAGATATCGCGAGCGCTTCGGCCCGGCGGTCACTTCGCGTTCCAGCTTCCCAGCCATCTGAACCGAGCGTCGCCCCAAAACGCGGGGGCCTTTCGCATGGCACGAAAGCGCCTGCACTACGCGACAAAAAACGTCGCCCAGCTCCTCGGCTTGGCAAAGCCCTATTTCGAGATGAACCCGATGCCCCGCCGCAGCGTGACCGACTTCTGCGAACGACGAGCGGGATTGAACCTGAAGGCGCTCTGGAGCCACCCGGGCGCGGGCGACTCCTGGCACGGTTATCTCTACGTATTCGAGAAGTCCCTACAAAGAGGCGAAGCCAGCTAA